A single window of Arcobacter venerupis DNA harbors:
- a CDS encoding TRAP transporter substrate-binding protein, translating into MLKFTTKLLVTSALIAGLSIVANADDKVIKWKLATTWGSTLNPFIDAPTNMAKLVEEMSDGKFQIRIDAANKHKAPLGVLDMVKGGQYEMAHSASYYWKGKDIELLPFTTMPFGMTAPEQYAWFYYGGGMELMQKAYKKHGVLSFPGGNTGNQMGGWFRKEINTLDDLKGLKMRIPGFAGEVMAKLGLSVTNIAPGELYTSLERGTIDALEWVGPGMDISMGFHKIAPYYYTGWHEPATELQFMVNEKDFNKLPKDYQQILLTAMRVSAYDMYIQNYHMSSEAWATMLTEFPNIKVKTFPKPVMDAMKKANDELLTELKTESPLLKEILDSQAAYQKKAREWTKMSDYLYLKDNL; encoded by the coding sequence ATGTTAAAATTTACGACAAAATTGCTTGTTACATCTGCACTTATTGCAGGTTTATCAATAGTAGCGAATGCTGATGATAAGGTTATTAAATGGAAGCTTGCAACAACATGGGGTTCAACACTTAATCCATTTATTGATGCACCAACAAATATGGCTAAACTTGTAGAAGAGATGTCTGATGGAAAATTCCAAATCAGAATTGATGCTGCAAATAAACATAAAGCGCCACTTGGTGTTCTAGATATGGTAAAAGGTGGTCAATATGAAATGGCTCACTCAGCATCATATTACTGGAAAGGTAAAGATATAGAACTTTTACCATTTACAACTATGCCTTTTGGTATGACTGCACCAGAACAATATGCATGGTTTTACTATGGTGGTGGTATGGAGTTAATGCAAAAAGCATATAAAAAACATGGAGTTTTATCATTCCCTGGAGGAAATACTGGTAACCAAATGGGTGGTTGGTTTAGAAAAGAGATCAATACACTTGATGACTTAAAAGGTCTAAAAATGAGAATTCCAGGATTTGCTGGAGAAGTTATGGCAAAACTAGGATTATCAGTTACAAATATAGCTCCGGGTGAATTATATACATCACTTGAAAGAGGAACTATTGATGCATTGGAATGGGTTGGCCCTGGAATGGATATATCAATGGGATTCCACAAAATTGCACCTTATTATTACACAGGTTGGCATGAACCAGCAACTGAATTACAATTTATGGTAAATGAAAAAGACTTTAATAAATTACCAAAAGACTATCAACAAATTTTATTAACTGCAATGAGAGTATCTGCTTATGATATGTATATTCAAAATTACCACATGAGTAGTGAAGCTTGGGCAACAATGTTAACAGAATTCCCAAATATCAAAGTTAAAACTTTCCCAAAACCTGTTATGGATGCTATGAAAAAAGCAAATGATGAGTTATTAACTGAACTTAAAACAGAATCTCCTTTATTAAAAGAGATTTTAGATTCTCAAGCTGCGTACCAAAAGAAAGCAAGAGAATGGACAAAAATGTCTGATTACTTATACTTAAAAGACAATTTATAA
- a CDS encoding FAD-binding and (Fe-S)-binding domain-containing protein: MLDSKYQKFHDEIVKKIERERIFTDKLHTLAYGTDASFYRLIPKIVIKTDNAKEVQDIIELSNSMNLSITFRAAGTSLSGQAISDSILIITSRKFSDFKISPDASFISLQPALTGAQVNGLLARYSKKIGPDPASINAAMIGGIAANNASGMCCGISQNSYKTLKSMKLIFADGAKLDTGCNESKEAFRKSHGEFLKSLKSFSDDTKNNEELKAKIERKFKIKNTCGYSLNALIDFSDEFEILEHLIIGSEGTLAFIEEITYYTVEDLKDKASSLIYFKDMNEACSAVTKLKLAKDANKITVDAVELMDRAGLKSIENDPAMPAFIKDFDENITALLIETRAISDKQLDIQTAQIEELLKEFSVVRDIYFTKDVAEYTLYWKIRKGLFPAVGAVRVTGTTVIIEDVAYPIECLAEATLELQELFKKHGYSEALIFGHALEGNFHFVFTQDFSDPKEIKRYDDLMNEVVHSVAVKYQGSLKAEHGTGRNMAAFIEIEWGYDAYIMMKKIKSLFDPKGLLNPGVIINDDAQAHLKNLKTLPATNEIVDKCIECGFCEPTCPSNELTLTPRQRIVINREISRLESIGNKKEAKEYKDLYQYDGIETCATCSLCSTACPVKIDTGSLTKHLRAEQISNTGKSIANFVANNFSATLKGVRFGLHSANFIHKVLGTPSMETMTKTFRDFSNSIPKWSVTMPIGTNIDLNFEQKVSDKKVVYFPSCLNRSMGLNAVSKEEKQLFETTVELLLKAGYQILFPENLSNLCCGMPFSSKGFNEAAHTKSSQLEQALLKVSNSGEYPVLCDTSPCTKKMMESFTKKINIYEPIEFALEFLTKDLEFTAIDEAITIHTTCSSRKMGLEDKFKTLATLCSTNVIIPADVKCCGFAGDRGFNFPELNKSALRHLKEQTAGAKMAFSTSKTCEIGLSEESGLDYNSIFYLINKVTKTKTL; this comes from the coding sequence ATGTTAGATAGTAAATACCAAAAATTTCACGATGAAATCGTAAAAAAAATTGAAAGAGAGAGAATCTTTACAGATAAACTCCACACACTGGCTTATGGAACAGATGCTTCATTTTATAGATTAATTCCAAAAATAGTAATCAAAACAGATAATGCGAAAGAGGTTCAAGATATTATTGAATTATCAAATTCAATGAATTTAAGTATAACTTTTAGAGCAGCGGGAACTTCACTGTCTGGTCAAGCAATTAGTGATTCTATTTTAATAATCACTTCAAGAAAGTTTTCAGACTTCAAAATTTCACCAGATGCTAGTTTTATTTCACTTCAACCAGCACTTACAGGTGCACAAGTAAATGGACTATTAGCAAGATATTCTAAAAAAATCGGTCCAGATCCAGCTAGTATAAATGCTGCTATGATTGGTGGAATTGCTGCAAATAATGCTTCAGGGATGTGTTGTGGAATTTCACAAAATTCATATAAAACATTAAAATCAATGAAATTAATTTTTGCAGATGGGGCAAAACTTGATACAGGATGTAATGAGAGCAAAGAAGCATTTAGAAAATCACATGGCGAATTTCTAAAAAGTCTAAAAAGTTTTTCAGATGATACAAAAAACAATGAAGAGTTAAAAGCAAAAATTGAAAGAAAGTTCAAAATCAAAAATACATGTGGTTACTCACTAAATGCTTTAATTGATTTTAGTGATGAGTTTGAAATTCTTGAACACTTAATCATTGGAAGTGAAGGAACTTTAGCCTTTATTGAAGAGATTACTTATTACACAGTTGAAGATTTAAAAGATAAAGCTAGTTCACTAATTTATTTCAAAGATATGAATGAAGCATGTTCTGCTGTTACTAAATTGAAACTTGCAAAAGATGCAAATAAAATCACTGTAGATGCAGTTGAATTAATGGATAGAGCAGGGTTAAAAAGTATTGAGAATGACCCAGCAATGCCAGCATTTATAAAAGATTTTGATGAAAATATAACAGCTCTTTTAATTGAAACAAGAGCAATAAGTGATAAACAACTTGATATTCAAACAGCACAAATTGAAGAGTTATTAAAAGAGTTTTCAGTTGTTAGAGATATTTATTTTACAAAAGATGTTGCAGAATATACTCTTTATTGGAAAATTAGAAAAGGTTTATTTCCAGCAGTGGGAGCTGTAAGAGTAACAGGAACAACAGTAATTATTGAAGATGTTGCATATCCTATTGAATGCTTAGCAGAAGCAACACTTGAACTTCAAGAACTATTTAAAAAACATGGTTACTCTGAAGCTTTAATTTTTGGGCATGCACTTGAGGGAAATTTCCACTTTGTATTTACACAAGATTTTTCAGATCCAAAAGAGATAAAAAGATATGATGATTTAATGAATGAAGTTGTTCACTCTGTTGCCGTTAAATATCAAGGAAGTCTAAAAGCAGAACATGGAACAGGAAGAAACATGGCTGCATTTATTGAAATTGAGTGGGGGTATGATGCTTATATTATGATGAAAAAAATAAAATCATTATTTGACCCAAAAGGGCTTTTAAATCCAGGTGTTATAATAAATGATGATGCCCAAGCTCACTTAAAAAATCTTAAAACACTTCCAGCAACAAATGAAATTGTTGATAAATGTATTGAATGTGGATTTTGTGAACCAACATGTCCATCAAATGAGCTAACTTTAACTCCAAGACAAAGAATTGTAATTAATAGAGAAATTTCAAGACTTGAAAGTATTGGAAATAAAAAGGAAGCAAAAGAATATAAAGATTTATACCAATATGATGGAATTGAAACTTGTGCAACTTGTAGTTTATGTTCAACTGCATGTCCAGTAAAAATTGATACAGGAAGTTTAACCAAGCATTTGAGAGCTGAACAAATTTCAAATACTGGAAAATCAATTGCAAATTTTGTAGCAAATAATTTTTCAGCAACTCTAAAAGGTGTTAGATTTGGACTTCATAGTGCAAACTTTATTCATAAAGTTCTTGGAACTCCAAGCATGGAAACAATGACTAAAACATTTAGAGATTTTAGTAATTCTATTCCTAAATGGAGCGTTACAATGCCAATAGGAACAAATATTGATTTAAATTTTGAACAAAAAGTTAGTGATAAAAAAGTAGTATATTTTCCTTCATGTCTAAATAGAAGTATGGGATTAAATGCCGTATCAAAAGAAGAAAAACAACTATTTGAAACTACAGTTGAATTATTGCTAAAAGCTGGTTATCAAATACTATTCCCTGAAAATTTATCAAACTTATGTTGTGGTATGCCATTTTCATCAAAAGGTTTTAATGAAGCAGCACATACAAAATCATCTCAGTTAGAACAAGCTTTATTAAAAGTAAGTAATTCAGGAGAATATCCAGTATTATGTGACACAAGTCCTTGTACTAAAAAAATGATGGAAAGCTTTACAAAGAAAATTAACATTTATGAACCAATTGAATTTGCTTTAGAGTTTTTAACAAAAGATTTAGAATTCACAGCAATAGATGAAGCAATTACAATTCATACAACTTGTAGTTCAAGAAAAATGGGATTAGAAGATAAGTTTAAAACTTTAGCAACATTGTGCTCTACAAATGTAATAATTCCAGCAGATGTAAAATGTTGTGGTTTTGCAGGAGATAGAGGATTTAATTTTCCAGAACTGAACAAATCTGCATTAAGACACTTAAAAGAGCAAACAGCTGGTGCAAAAATGGCATTTTCTACAAGTAAAACTTGTGAAATTGGACTAAGTGAAGAATCAGGATTAGACTACAATTCAATATTTTATTTAATTAATAAAGTAACTAAAACTAAAACTTTATAA
- a CDS encoding peptidyl-prolyl cis-trans isomerase, with amino-acid sequence MYKLFLTLLVSSGISFAGMVNGVALIVNDEPITIYDIDNTMSVNKIGKNQAVGLLIDKALYEQSIKENNISADIFEINDYIEKLANANGMDIYTFKSVVKQKYGDYTAFEDEAKDAVIRQKLIQKIVKGQLAIATEEDMQLYYEKNKEQFSTSKFYEVTQYTSKNKSSLNSAIKNPMVLPSDVEREPVRLASDKLQPQMQYLLNETKTNSFTPIFTANKQFISLFVTRKEGTTSLNFESVKAKIFNDMMSLREKKYLKDYFEKEKLTADIKIVR; translated from the coding sequence ATGTACAAACTTTTTTTAACACTACTTGTAAGTTCAGGAATATCATTTGCAGGTATGGTAAATGGTGTTGCTTTAATTGTTAATGATGAACCAATTACAATTTATGATATTGATAATACTATGTCAGTAAATAAAATAGGCAAAAATCAAGCTGTTGGATTATTGATAGATAAAGCTCTATATGAACAATCTATAAAAGAAAATAACATCAGTGCAGATATTTTTGAAATCAATGATTACATTGAAAAATTAGCAAATGCTAATGGGATGGATATATACACATTTAAATCAGTTGTAAAACAAAAATATGGAGATTATACAGCTTTTGAAGATGAAGCAAAAGATGCAGTAATTAGACAAAAACTAATTCAAAAAATTGTAAAAGGTCAACTTGCAATTGCTACAGAAGAAGATATGCAACTATATTATGAAAAAAATAAAGAGCAATTTTCAACTTCAAAATTTTATGAAGTAACTCAATATACATCAAAAAATAAATCTTCTTTAAATAGTGCAATAAAAAATCCAATGGTTCTTCCTTCTGATGTTGAAAGAGAGCCAGTAAGATTAGCAAGTGATAAATTACAACCTCAAATGCAATATTTATTAAATGAAACTAAAACAAATAGTTTCACTCCAATTTTTACAGCTAATAAACAATTCATTTCTTTGTTTGTAACAAGAAAAGAAGGAACAACTTCACTTAATTTTGAAAGCGTTAAAGCAAAAATATTTAATGATATGATGAGTTTAAGAGAAAAAAAATATCTAAAAGATTACTTTGAAAAAGAGAAATTAACAGCTGATATAAAAATAGTAAGATAA
- a CDS encoding TRAP transporter small permease subunit produces MLLKLEKGFDKFADIIGYFTAFVMVLMILNVTYDVVMRYFFNTGSIAMQEMEWHLFSVIILLGISYTLKEDGHVRVDIIYDRLTDKKKARINMAGVVLFILPVALLIGIESIPYVIESFASNEQSGDPGGLPYRWIVKSMIPLSFFLLIITSIGFFIKNLNVYKGLRSMDGYNLKGEIENLKNELKQHKHHVVDLEDTKGENK; encoded by the coding sequence ATGCTGTTAAAGCTTGAAAAAGGTTTTGATAAATTTGCAGATATAATAGGTTATTTCACTGCTTTTGTAATGGTACTAATGATATTAAATGTAACTTATGACGTTGTCATGAGATATTTTTTTAATACAGGTAGCATTGCAATGCAAGAGATGGAATGGCACCTATTTTCTGTGATAATATTATTAGGTATCTCTTACACATTAAAAGAAGATGGTCACGTAAGAGTTGATATTATTTACGATAGATTAACTGATAAAAAGAAAGCTAGAATAAATATGGCGGGAGTTGTGTTATTTATTCTTCCAGTTGCATTATTGATTGGAATTGAATCTATTCCTTATGTAATAGAATCATTTGCATCAAATGAGCAAAGTGGCGATCCAGGTGGTTTACCATATAGATGGATTGTAAAATCAATGATTCCATTATCTTTTTTCCTATTAATTATCACATCAATTGGATTTTTTATTAAAAATTTAAATGTGTATAAAGGTCTTAGATCAATGGATGGATACAATTTAAAAGGTGAAATTGAAAATTTAAAAAATGAATTAAAACAACACAAACATCATGTAGTTGATTTAGAAGATACAAAAGGAGAGAACAAATGA
- a CDS encoding response regulator transcription factor yields MKILLLEDNKKLNDTITKRLKIKNYNVISFTDGADAYEKITEGFSCFILDINVPNVDGINILKKIREYYKIVPVIIISGSVELDVIKQSYDFGCNDYLKKPFFIDELEIKIEKLCNIEDNNIYFDDNSYFDFKSATVVIDNKETRLTKKEKLLMNLFLSKKNQVITYETIENYVWEGSFVSLESIRSLIRRLRKLLDKDYIQTVVDTGYIFKIS; encoded by the coding sequence ATGAAAATTTTACTTCTTGAAGATAATAAAAAACTAAATGATACCATCACAAAAAGATTAAAAATAAAGAACTATAATGTAATCTCATTTACTGATGGTGCTGATGCTTACGAAAAAATAACCGAAGGTTTTTCTTGTTTTATATTAGATATAAACGTTCCAAATGTTGATGGAATAAATATCTTAAAAAAAATAAGAGAGTATTATAAAATCGTGCCAGTAATAATCATAAGTGGAAGTGTTGAACTAGATGTTATAAAACAATCTTATGATTTTGGTTGTAATGATTATTTAAAAAAACCTTTTTTTATAGATGAATTAGAAATTAAAATAGAAAAACTTTGTAATATTGAAGATAACAATATCTATTTTGATGATAATTCTTATTTCGATTTCAAATCTGCAACAGTAGTAATTGATAATAAAGAGACAAGATTAACAAAAAAAGAAAAACTTTTAATGAATCTCTTTCTTAGTAAAAAGAATCAAGTTATAACTTATGAAACTATTGAAAACTATGTATGGGAAGGCAGTTTCGTCTCTTTAGAATCAATAAGAAGCCTAATAAGAAGACTAAGAAAATTATTAGATAAAGATTATATTCAAACAGTTGTTGACACTGGTTATATTTTTAAAATAAGCTAA
- a CDS encoding TRAP transporter large permease has protein sequence MIGIVMFFASLVMLSFGFPVAFTFAAVSLFFGIMAGILEVGFDNGILDGLVDGLDEGLAMFDFMPYRIMSIMQNTILMSVPMFIFMGIILQKTGLAEKLLESMAFLFGEIRGGVAISTVLVGTLLAASTGVVGASVVAMGVISLPVMMKYKYNLPLATGTICASGTLGQIIPPSIVLIILGDVFQVPVGDLFAAAVWPGLTLVAAYIIFILIVSYFKKDMAPAIPKDPSRGNKTKQVISALLAIIPSLTLIIMVLGSIFAGIATPTESSAVGCIGAVLLAVLYRTFSIDMVKEAAFESVKITSMVFGILIGATAFSMVFTYTGGDEIVEHFMMNLPGDEKFAFILFTMLAIFILGFFIDFVEISYIIVPILVPIAMNLDISPVWFAILIAMNLQTSFLTPPFGFSLFYLKGVVPASVRTIDIYKGVLPFIIIQIFVLMLIVFYPEVFGINPKL, from the coding sequence ATGATAGGTATTGTTATGTTCTTCGCTTCATTAGTAATGTTATCTTTTGGTTTTCCAGTAGCATTTACTTTTGCAGCAGTATCTTTATTTTTTGGAATAATGGCTGGTATTCTTGAAGTTGGTTTTGACAATGGAATATTAGATGGCTTAGTTGATGGTTTAGATGAAGGTCTTGCAATGTTTGACTTTATGCCTTATAGAATTATGTCTATAATGCAAAATACAATATTAATGTCCGTTCCTATGTTTATTTTTATGGGAATTATTTTACAAAAAACTGGTCTTGCTGAAAAACTACTTGAATCAATGGCTTTTCTTTTTGGAGAAATAAGAGGTGGAGTTGCAATTTCAACAGTTTTAGTTGGTACTTTACTTGCAGCATCTACAGGAGTTGTTGGAGCATCAGTTGTTGCGATGGGTGTTATTTCACTTCCTGTTATGATGAAGTATAAATATAATCTTCCATTAGCAACTGGAACAATTTGTGCTTCAGGTACTTTAGGACAAATTATTCCTCCTTCAATTGTATTAATTATTTTAGGAGATGTATTTCAAGTTCCAGTAGGTGACTTGTTTGCAGCTGCTGTTTGGCCAGGACTTACACTTGTTGCTGCATATATTATATTTATATTAATTGTCTCTTATTTCAAAAAAGACATGGCACCTGCTATTCCAAAAGATCCATCAAGAGGAAATAAAACTAAACAAGTAATTTCAGCTTTACTTGCAATTATTCCTTCTTTAACGCTTATTATAATGGTTTTAGGTTCAATTTTTGCTGGTATTGCAACACCTACTGAGTCATCAGCAGTTGGTTGTATTGGAGCTGTATTATTAGCAGTTTTATATCGTACTTTTTCAATTGATATGGTAAAAGAAGCAGCTTTTGAATCTGTAAAAATCACATCTATGGTATTTGGTATTTTAATTGGTGCAACAGCATTTTCAATGGTATTCACATACACAGGTGGAGATGAGATAGTTGAGCATTTTATGATGAATTTGCCAGGTGATGAGAAATTTGCGTTTATTTTATTTACAATGTTAGCAATATTTATTTTAGGATTCTTTATTGACTTTGTTGAAATTTCATATATTATTGTTCCTATTTTAGTTCCAATTGCGATGAATTTAGATATTAGTCCAGTTTGGTTTGCAATATTAATTGCAATGAATTTACAAACATCATTTTTAACACCACCATTTGGGTTCTCCCTTTTCTACTTAAAAGGAGTTGTACCAGCTAGTGTTAGAACTATTGATATTTATAAAGGTGTTCTTCCGTTTATTATAATACAAATATTTGTGTTAATGTTAATTGTTTTTTATCCAGAAGTTTTTGGAATAAATCCAAAACTATAA
- the gatB gene encoding Asp-tRNA(Asn)/Glu-tRNA(Gln) amidotransferase subunit GatB has product MFEVIIGLEVHVQLNTNSKLFCSCATSFGEEPNTNVCPTCLGLPGALPVLNKEAVHKAIMLGTALKAQINQKSVFNRKNYFYPDLPSGYQISQFEVPVVGLGELVIDFPDGRQKTIGVTRAHLENDAGKNIHAGSVSQVDLNRAGTPLLEIVSEPDMRSAEEAVLYLKKLHSIVRYLGISDANMQEGSFRCDVNVSIRPKGDKNLYTRCEIKNMNSFKFIEKAIAYEVNRHIEAWEDGVHSKEIVQETRLFDPNTGETRSMRGKEDAADYRYFPDPDLLPVIITDEMLAKYSVIPELPDEKKERFVKDFGLKEYDASVITASLEMAKYFDEMMSEGISAKNAVTWLTVELLARLKEGASLEDSIIDAKTLATIVKRIEDNTISGKAAKEVLDFLIENESTDVDSAIEKLGLKQVSDDGALLTIIDTILAANQDKVSEYKSGKDKLFGFFVGQTMKESKGSANPAKVNDLLKQRLS; this is encoded by the coding sequence ATGTTTGAAGTTATTATAGGATTAGAAGTACATGTTCAATTAAATACTAATAGTAAACTTTTTTGTTCTTGTGCAACGAGTTTTGGAGAAGAACCAAACACGAATGTATGTCCAACTTGTTTAGGATTACCAGGAGCACTTCCAGTACTAAATAAAGAAGCTGTTCATAAAGCAATTATGCTAGGAACTGCACTAAAAGCACAAATAAATCAAAAATCAGTATTTAATAGAAAAAACTACTTCTATCCAGATTTACCAAGTGGTTATCAAATTTCTCAATTTGAAGTTCCAGTTGTTGGACTTGGTGAATTAGTAATTGATTTTCCAGATGGAAGACAAAAAACTATTGGAGTTACAAGAGCTCACTTAGAAAATGATGCAGGAAAAAATATCCATGCAGGAAGTGTTTCACAGGTTGATTTAAATAGAGCAGGTACTCCACTACTTGAAATCGTTTCTGAACCTGATATGAGAAGTGCAGAAGAAGCTGTTTTATACCTGAAAAAATTACATTCAATTGTAAGATATTTAGGTATAAGTGACGCTAATATGCAAGAGGGAAGCTTTAGATGTGACGTAAACGTTTCTATTAGACCAAAAGGTGATAAAAACCTTTACACTAGATGTGAAATCAAAAATATGAACTCATTTAAATTCATTGAAAAAGCAATTGCTTATGAAGTAAATAGACATATTGAAGCATGGGAAGATGGAGTTCATTCAAAAGAGATTGTTCAAGAAACAAGACTTTTTGATCCAAATACTGGTGAAACAAGATCTATGAGAGGAAAAGAAGATGCTGCTGATTACAGATATTTTCCAGACCCAGACCTTTTACCCGTAATTATTACAGATGAAATGCTTGCTAAATATTCAGTAATTCCAGAACTTCCAGATGAGAAAAAAGAGAGATTTGTAAAAGATTTTGGACTTAAAGAGTATGACGCTTCAGTTATAACAGCAAGTTTGGAAATGGCTAAATATTTTGATGAAATGATGTCTGAGGGAATTAGTGCAAAAAATGCAGTTACTTGGTTAACTGTTGAATTACTTGCAAGACTAAAAGAGGGCGCTTCACTTGAAGATTCAATTATCGATGCAAAAACTTTAGCAACAATTGTTAAAAGAATTGAAGATAATACAATTTCAGGAAAAGCAGCAAAAGAAGTACTAGATTTCCTAATAGAAAATGAATCAACAGATGTTGATTCAGCTATTGAAAAATTAGGACTTAAACAAGTATCTGATGATGGTGCACTATTAACTATTATTGATACAATACTTGCTGCAAATCAAGATAAAGTATCTGAATATAAATCAGGTAAAGATAAACTATTTGGTTTCTTTGTAGGTCAAACTATGAAAGAATCAAAAGGTAGTGCAAATCCTGCTAAAGTAAATGACCTATTAAAACAAAGATTATCTTAA
- a CDS encoding NAD(P)H-dependent glycerol-3-phosphate dehydrogenase — protein sequence MKNNSIAVIGAGKWGQALHFALSQKQEAFITSRTPRDIKNFVDLKTALECEYLIIAIPAQEIRAWLKENFIFKGQKILVASKGIEASSGEFLNEIYAEFVPNKNIGFISGPSFAAEVIQGLPCALVLNSDSKKLFKKFSAFFPTFIKTYYSSDVIGAEVAGAYKNVLAIASGICEGLHLGKNAQASLIARGLVEMERFGRFFGSKKSTFLGLSGAGDLFLTANSTMSRNYRVGLGLASNKKINEILKDLGEVAEGIKTADAIYNLSIKHEIYTPIANEVKLILDGKNPKDSLKDLLKH from the coding sequence ATGAAAAACAACTCTATTGCAGTTATAGGTGCAGGGAAATGGGGACAAGCTCTTCATTTTGCACTTAGTCAAAAACAAGAAGCTTTTATAACATCAAGAACACCAAGAGATATAAAAAACTTCGTTGATTTGAAAACTGCTTTAGAGTGTGAATATTTAATAATTGCCATTCCTGCTCAAGAAATTAGAGCTTGGTTAAAAGAGAATTTTATTTTTAAAGGACAAAAAATTCTTGTTGCTTCAAAAGGTATTGAAGCTTCAAGTGGAGAGTTTTTAAATGAAATTTATGCTGAATTTGTTCCAAATAAAAATATAGGATTTATTTCTGGACCATCATTTGCAGCTGAAGTTATTCAAGGTTTACCTTGTGCTTTAGTTTTAAATTCAGATTCAAAGAAACTTTTTAAAAAATTCTCTGCTTTTTTCCCAACTTTTATTAAAACTTATTATAGTTCTGATGTTATTGGAGCAGAAGTTGCCGGTGCATATAAAAATGTTTTAGCAATTGCAAGTGGAATTTGTGAGGGATTACATCTCGGTAAAAATGCTCAAGCTTCATTAATAGCAAGAGGATTAGTTGAAATGGAGAGATTTGGTAGATTCTTTGGCTCAAAAAAATCAACTTTTTTAGGTTTAAGTGGAGCAGGAGATTTGTTTTTGACTGCGAACTCTACAATGAGTAGAAACTATAGAGTAGGACTTGGTCTTGCTTCAAATAAAAAAATTAATGAAATTTTAAAAGATTTAGGTGAAGTTGCAGAGGGTATTAAAACAGCCGATGCTATATATAACCTATCAATTAAACATGAAATATATACACCAATTGCAAATGAAGTGAAACTTATATTAGATGGTAAAAATCCAAAAGATAGTTTAAAAGATTTATTAAAACATTAA